Proteins from one Bradyrhizobium amphicarpaeae genomic window:
- a CDS encoding lytic murein transglycosylase, whose protein sequence is MMRRALIAAVIVVTCGWTSARAADAAFTQFVASLWPEAQAEGVSRKTFDEQTRGLEPDYKLPDLILPGRPATGAPSQAEFVQVPADYVKEASIARLASEGQRLLQKYRAPLDEIEKKTGVPATVMLAIWGRETDYGRYALPYGLVRVLATQAYVGRRKDQYRTEFILALKILSEGVVTRKDMRSSWAGATGLTQFLPSEYYKHGVDFDRDGRIDIWRSVPDALASAAQQLVNKGWQSGVRWAYEVQAPAKVDCTTGVPELTKPIGQWLREGFVPVRGQKLSATEQAQPASLLQPEGIYGPSFLTTKNYFVIKEYNFSDLYVLFVGHLADRMTSPLPFATPWAASKQLRTKDVETMQRGLTRAGLYKDKIDGKAGMQTRAALGAYQKSAGLKVDCWPSEEVLRAIQAAR, encoded by the coding sequence ATGATGCGGCGGGCGCTCATCGCTGCGGTGATTGTCGTCACTTGCGGCTGGACGTCCGCCCGCGCCGCCGACGCCGCCTTCACGCAGTTCGTCGCCTCGCTCTGGCCGGAGGCGCAGGCTGAAGGCGTCTCGCGCAAGACCTTCGACGAGCAGACGCGCGGGCTCGAGCCAGACTACAAGCTGCCGGATCTGATCCTGCCCGGCAGGCCCGCGACGGGCGCACCGTCCCAGGCCGAGTTCGTGCAGGTGCCGGCGGATTACGTCAAGGAGGCTTCGATCGCGCGCCTGGCGAGCGAAGGACAGCGGCTGCTGCAAAAGTATCGCGCTCCGCTGGATGAGATCGAAAAGAAGACCGGCGTGCCGGCGACCGTGATGCTGGCGATCTGGGGCCGTGAGACCGATTACGGCCGCTATGCGCTGCCTTACGGTCTCGTCCGTGTGCTGGCGACGCAGGCCTATGTCGGGCGCCGCAAGGACCAATACCGCACCGAGTTCATCCTCGCGCTGAAGATCCTCAGTGAGGGCGTGGTGACGCGCAAGGACATGCGTTCGTCCTGGGCCGGCGCCACCGGGCTGACGCAGTTCCTGCCGTCCGAATATTACAAGCACGGTGTCGATTTTGATCGCGACGGCCGCATCGATATCTGGCGTTCGGTGCCGGATGCGCTGGCGTCGGCCGCGCAGCAGCTCGTCAACAAGGGCTGGCAGAGCGGCGTGCGCTGGGCCTACGAGGTGCAGGCGCCGGCGAAGGTCGATTGCACCACCGGCGTGCCCGAGCTGACGAAGCCGATCGGACAGTGGCTGCGCGAAGGTTTCGTGCCGGTGCGCGGCCAGAAGCTGAGCGCCACCGAACAGGCACAGCCGGCCTCGCTGCTGCAGCCGGAAGGCATCTACGGCCCCTCATTCCTGACCACGAAGAACTACTTCGTCATCAAGGAATATAATTTCTCCGATCTCTACGTGCTGTTCGTCGGCCACCTTGCCGACCGCATGACGAGCCCGCTGCCGTTCGCAACGCCATGGGCGGCCTCGAAGCAATTGCGCACGAAAGACGTGGAGACGATGCAGCGGGGGCTCACGCGCGCCGGGCTCTACAAGGACAAGATCGACGGCAAGGCCGGCATGCAGACGCGCGCCGCGCTCGGCGCCTATCAGAAGTCGGCGGGCCTCAAGGTCGACTGCTGGCCGAGCGAAGAGGTGCTGCGCGCAATCCAGGCGGCGCGATAG
- a CDS encoding MSMEG_1061 family FMN-dependent PPOX-type flavoprotein, with protein sequence MTELRAEDLATIYAEPSPRVIAKARPAIDAHAQKFIEMSPFCVLATSGADGSVDASPRGGGTGFVHVAGPNRLLMPDRSGNNRIDSFRNVVEGSGFVHLLFFVPGIDETLRVGGRGTLSADTDLLATMVEFGKPPRAVLNVAVSEVYFHCGKALIRSKLWSPEKVQRSVMPSIVTVVHEQTGLGEPASQESVEEIYKTQL encoded by the coding sequence GTGACCGAGCTTCGCGCTGAAGACCTAGCCACCATCTATGCCGAACCGAGCCCGCGTGTGATCGCGAAGGCGCGGCCCGCGATCGACGCGCATGCGCAGAAGTTCATCGAGATGTCGCCGTTCTGCGTGCTCGCGACGTCGGGCGCGGACGGCAGCGTCGATGCCTCGCCACGCGGCGGCGGCACCGGCTTCGTCCACGTCGCCGGTCCCAACCGCTTGCTGATGCCGGACCGCTCCGGCAACAACCGGATCGACAGTTTCCGCAACGTCGTCGAAGGCTCGGGCTTCGTGCATCTGTTGTTCTTCGTGCCAGGGATCGACGAGACGCTACGCGTCGGCGGACGCGGCACGCTGTCGGCCGATACGGATCTGCTCGCCACAATGGTCGAATTCGGCAAGCCGCCGCGCGCGGTGCTGAACGTCGCGGTCAGCGAGGTCTATTTCCACTGCGGCAAGGCGCTGATACGCTCGAAGCTATGGTCGCCCGAGAAAGTGCAGCGCTCTGTGATGCCCAGCATCGTCACGGTCGTTCACGAACAGACCGGCCTCGGCGAACCCGCGAGCCAGGAGAGCGTGGAAGAAATCTACAAGACGCAGTTGTAG
- a CDS encoding DoxX family protein, giving the protein MRFALAALYVAAGFAHLVVPDKFLAITPSWVPFPGEVIFATGVCEIAGSIALLTTPLRRWAGVALALYALCVWPANIKHALEGIDLPPIPDSWLYHGPRLMLQPVLIWWALYCAGVIDWPWRRQRG; this is encoded by the coding sequence ATGCGCTTCGCTCTCGCCGCACTCTACGTCGCTGCCGGGTTCGCGCATCTGGTCGTCCCCGACAAATTTCTCGCGATCACGCCGTCCTGGGTTCCGTTCCCGGGAGAGGTCATCTTCGCCACCGGCGTTTGCGAGATTGCGGGCTCGATCGCATTGCTGACCACGCCGCTGCGCCGGTGGGCAGGCGTGGCGCTCGCGCTCTATGCGCTTTGCGTTTGGCCGGCGAACATCAAGCACGCGCTGGAGGGCATCGACCTTCCGCCCATCCCCGATAGCTGGCTCTACCATGGACCGCGCCTGATGCTTCAGCCCGTGCTGATCTGGTGGGCGCTCTACTGCGCCGGCGTCATCGATTGGCCGTGGCGGCGACAAAGGGGATAG
- the sseA gene encoding 3-mercaptopyruvate sulfurtransferase, which yields MTTATDPLVSTEWLAAHINDSNVKILDASFKLPGVLPLPKDDYLAAHLPGAVFFDVDAVSDHSNPLPHMYPSAEQFGRDIGGLGISNADTVVLYDAGGWVAAPRAWWMFLAFGHTNVRILNGGLKKWRAEGRAVESGEVKPKPASFKASYDSNRVRSMQQLIANVESRAEQVIDARAADRFEGRAPEPRAGIRSGHIPGARNVPYNQLFDAATGEMKPLDDLRAAFTGAGVKLDAPIVTSCGSGVSAGVLTLALYRLGITDTALYDGSWSEWGQEGGPAIATGPA from the coding sequence ATGACCACCGCCACAGACCCCCTCGTCTCCACCGAATGGCTCGCCGCCCATATCAACGATTCCAACGTCAAGATCCTCGACGCCAGCTTCAAGCTCCCCGGCGTGCTGCCGCTGCCAAAGGACGACTATCTCGCCGCGCATCTGCCGGGCGCGGTGTTCTTCGACGTCGATGCGGTGTCGGATCATTCCAATCCGCTGCCGCACATGTACCCGAGCGCCGAGCAGTTTGGCCGTGACATCGGTGGTCTCGGCATCTCCAACGCCGACACCGTCGTGCTCTACGATGCCGGCGGCTGGGTCGCCGCGCCCCGCGCGTGGTGGATGTTCCTGGCCTTCGGCCATACCAACGTGCGCATCCTCAACGGCGGCTTGAAGAAGTGGCGCGCCGAAGGGCGGGCGGTCGAGAGCGGTGAGGTGAAGCCGAAACCCGCGAGCTTCAAGGCGAGCTATGATTCAAACCGCGTGCGCAGCATGCAGCAGCTGATCGCCAATGTCGAAAGCCGTGCCGAGCAGGTGATCGACGCTCGTGCCGCCGACCGCTTCGAGGGCCGCGCGCCCGAGCCCCGGGCCGGCATTCGCTCCGGTCACATCCCCGGCGCCCGCAACGTGCCCTACAATCAGCTGTTCGACGCCGCGACCGGCGAGATGAAGCCGCTCGACGACTTGCGCGCTGCCTTCACGGGTGCCGGCGTCAAGCTCGATGCGCCGATCGTGACGAGCTGCGGCTCGGGCGTGTCGGCCGGTGTGTTGACGCTCGCGCTGTATCGCTTGGGGATTACCGACACCGCGCTCTATGACGGCTCCTGGTCGGAATGGGGCCAGGAGGGCGGCCCCGCCATCGCGACCGGGCCGGCGTAA
- a CDS encoding rhodanese-like domain-containing protein, with amino-acid sequence MPQNITRGIKALIDEANAEIETLNARDAIEISKNGDVVIVDIRDPREIERDGRIPGAFACTRGMLEFWIDPQSPYAKPVFQEDKKFVFHCAGGLRSALAAKTAQDMGLKPVAHIAGGYAAWRDAGGPTEKWEPKKKG; translated from the coding sequence ATGCCCCAAAACATCACCCGCGGCATCAAGGCGCTGATCGACGAGGCCAATGCCGAGATCGAGACGCTCAACGCCAGGGACGCCATCGAGATCTCCAAGAACGGCGACGTCGTCATCGTCGACATCCGCGACCCCCGCGAGATCGAGCGCGACGGCCGCATCCCCGGCGCGTTCGCCTGCACCCGCGGTATGCTGGAATTCTGGATCGATCCGCAGAGCCCCTATGCCAAGCCGGTGTTCCAGGAGGACAAGAAGTTCGTGTTCCACTGCGCCGGCGGCCTGCGCTCCGCGCTCGCCGCCAAGACCGCGCAGGACATGGGCCTGAAGCCCGTCGCCCACATCGCCGGCGGCTACGCCGCCTGGCGCGATGCCGGCGGGCCGACGGAGAAGTGGGAGCCGAAGAAGAAGGGGTAA
- the ettA gene encoding energy-dependent translational throttle protein EttA: MARQFIYFMQGLTKSYPTRKVLDNIHLSFYPDAKIGVLGVNGSGKSTLLKIMAGLDKEYNGEAWVAQGARVGYLEQEPHLDPKLSVRENVMLGVAKQKAILDRYNELAMNYSEETADEMTKLQDEIEAQGLWDLDSKVDQAMDALRCPPDDADVTKLSGGERRRVALCKLLLDQPELLLLDEPTNHLDAESVSWLEGHLRNYPGAILIVTHDRYFLDNVTSWILELDRGKGIPYEGNYSSWLVQKQKRLEQEGREDAAHLKTLAREQEWVASSPKARQAKSKARYQRYEDLLKQASEKQTQTAQIIIPVAERLGANVVDFEGLSKGFGDRLLIDNLTFKLPPGGIVGVIGPNGAGKTTLFKMITKQEKPDSGTITVGETVHLGYVDQSRDALDGNKNVWEEISGGNELILLGKKEVNSRGYCSAFNFKGADQQKKVGALSGGERNRVHLAKMLKSGANVLLLDEPTNDLDVDTLRALEEALEDFAGCAVIISHDRWFLDRIATHILAFEGDSHVEWFEGNFQDYEKDKMRRLGQDSVIPHRVKYKKLTR, from the coding sequence ATGGCGCGCCAGTTCATCTATTTCATGCAGGGCCTGACCAAGAGCTACCCGACCCGCAAGGTGCTCGATAACATCCACCTGTCGTTCTACCCGGACGCCAAGATCGGCGTGCTCGGCGTCAACGGCTCGGGCAAATCGACGCTGCTCAAGATCATGGCCGGCCTCGACAAGGAGTATAATGGCGAAGCCTGGGTCGCCCAGGGCGCCCGTGTCGGCTATCTCGAGCAGGAGCCGCATCTCGATCCCAAGCTTTCGGTGCGCGAGAACGTCATGCTGGGCGTCGCCAAGCAGAAGGCCATCCTCGATCGCTACAACGAGCTGGCGATGAACTACTCCGAGGAAACCGCCGACGAGATGACCAAGCTGCAGGACGAGATCGAGGCCCAGGGCCTCTGGGATCTCGACAGCAAGGTCGACCAGGCCATGGACGCGCTGCGCTGCCCGCCCGACGATGCCGACGTCACGAAGCTCTCCGGTGGTGAGCGCCGCCGCGTCGCGCTGTGCAAGCTGCTGCTCGACCAGCCCGAGCTGTTGCTGCTCGACGAGCCGACCAACCATCTCGATGCCGAGTCGGTGTCCTGGCTGGAGGGCCACTTGCGCAACTATCCCGGCGCGATCCTGATCGTGACCCATGACCGCTACTTCCTCGACAACGTCACGAGCTGGATCCTCGAGCTCGACCGCGGCAAGGGCATTCCCTACGAGGGCAATTATTCGTCCTGGCTGGTGCAGAAGCAGAAGCGGCTCGAGCAGGAGGGCCGCGAGGACGCCGCGCACCTGAAGACGCTCGCGCGCGAGCAGGAATGGGTCGCCTCGTCGCCGAAAGCACGCCAGGCCAAGTCCAAGGCGCGCTATCAGCGCTACGAGGATCTGCTCAAGCAGGCGAGCGAGAAACAGACCCAGACCGCGCAGATCATCATTCCGGTCGCCGAGCGGCTCGGCGCCAACGTGGTCGACTTCGAAGGTCTCAGCAAAGGTTTTGGCGATCGCCTCCTGATCGACAATCTCACCTTCAAGCTGCCCCCCGGCGGCATCGTCGGCGTGATCGGACCGAACGGCGCCGGCAAGACCACGCTGTTCAAGATGATTACCAAGCAGGAAAAGCCGGATTCAGGCACCATCACGGTCGGAGAGACCGTGCATCTCGGCTATGTCGACCAGTCGCGCGACGCGCTCGATGGCAACAAGAACGTGTGGGAAGAAATTTCCGGCGGCAACGAGCTGATCCTGCTCGGCAAGAAGGAAGTGAACTCGCGCGGCTATTGCTCGGCGTTCAACTTCAAGGGCGCCGACCAGCAGAAGAAGGTCGGCGCGCTCTCCGGCGGTGAACGCAACCGCGTTCATCTCGCGAAGATGCTGAAGTCCGGCGCCAACGTGCTGCTGCTCGACGAACCGACCAACGACCTCGACGTCGACACGCTGCGCGCACTCGAAGAGGCGCTGGAGGATTTCGCCGGTTGCGCCGTCATCATCAGCCATGACCGCTGGTTCCTCGACCGTATCGCGACCCACATCCTGGCCTTCGAGGGCGACAGCCACGTCGAATGGTTCGAAGGCAACTTCCAGGACTATGAGAAGGACAAGATGCGCCGGCTTGGCCAGGACAGCGTCATCCCGCACCGCGTGAAGTACAAGAAGCTGACGCGGTGA
- a CDS encoding DUF2277 domain-containing protein, translated as MCRNIKTLFNFEPPATEDEIHASALQFVRKLSGFNKPSQANEAAFDRAVAEVSQAARDLLTSLHTHAPARDREVEAERARERSRLRFG; from the coding sequence ATGTGCCGCAACATCAAGACGCTGTTCAACTTCGAGCCGCCGGCGACGGAGGATGAGATCCACGCCAGCGCGCTCCAGTTCGTGCGAAAGCTGTCCGGCTTCAACAAGCCGTCGCAGGCCAACGAGGCGGCGTTCGACCGCGCGGTGGCCGAGGTCTCGCAGGCCGCGCGAGATCTCCTGACCTCGCTGCACACCCATGCCCCGGCGCGGGATCGCGAGGTCGAGGCGGAAAGGGCCAGGGAGCGCTCGCGGCTGCGCTTCGGTTAG
- a CDS encoding (2Fe-2S)-binding protein, giving the protein MIVCSCNVLSDDDIRAAVAESDDAVRHAKQVYGCLGCSAECGRCARTIKTIIDEALGPCAQSCCSGCPHNHTVAANDEAAEPAQFALAAC; this is encoded by the coding sequence ATGATCGTTTGTTCCTGTAACGTGCTGAGCGATGACGACATCCGCGCCGCCGTCGCCGAGTCCGACGACGCCGTGCGCCATGCCAAGCAGGTCTATGGATGCCTGGGCTGCAGCGCCGAATGCGGCCGCTGCGCCCGGACGATCAAGACCATCATCGACGAAGCCCTGGGCCCGTGCGCCCAGTCCTGTTGCTCGGGCTGCCCGCATAACCACACCGTAGCCGCCAATGACGAGGCGGCCGAGCCCGCCCAGTTCGCCCTCGCGGCCTGCTGA
- a CDS encoding helix-turn-helix domain-containing protein produces the protein MTTVHVAASVPGAQFLAPHQIVPLLIGATVDEVERELVLQTLARCDGNRTRASRVLGLSVRTLRNKIKLYAASGIDVPAYQD, from the coding sequence ATGACCACTGTTCATGTCGCTGCGTCCGTACCGGGCGCGCAATTCCTGGCCCCTCACCAGATCGTGCCGCTCCTGATAGGCGCCACCGTCGACGAGGTCGAGCGCGAGCTCGTGCTTCAGACGCTCGCGCGCTGCGACGGCAACCGCACCCGCGCCTCGCGCGTGCTCGGCCTGTCGGTGCGCACGCTGCGCAACAAGATCAAGCTCTACGCGGCGTCCGGCATCGACGTGCCCGCCTATCAGGATTAG
- a CDS encoding alpha/beta fold hydrolase, with product MKACYAALSAVVLIFSRPVFAADYPAPRQGDWIARDFKFHTGETMPELKLHYTTVGEPSGQPVLVLHGTGGSGTGMLGPTFGGEMFGPGQPLDAAKYYIILPDGIGHGKSSKPSDGMKTSFPKYDYDDMVEAQYRLVTEGLGVKHLRLVIGNSMGGMHTWLWGEKYPNAMDALIPMASQPTEMASRNWMMRRIMLDTIRNDPDYNGGNYTSQPRMMKYAATAYGVASIGGTLAYQAQAPTAAKADKMIDERLATPITTDANDFVYQWESSHDYNAGEKLEAIEASLLLINSADDERNPPETGITDAAMKRVKNGRLYLIPASAATRGHGTTGNAKFYSEQVRQLLESTPQRAVEAARR from the coding sequence ATGAAGGCTTGCTACGCCGCGCTGTCAGCCGTCGTGCTGATCTTTTCGAGGCCGGTCTTTGCCGCCGATTATCCGGCACCCAGGCAGGGCGACTGGATCGCCAGGGACTTCAAGTTCCACACCGGCGAGACCATGCCGGAGCTGAAGCTGCATTACACCACGGTCGGCGAGCCCTCAGGCCAACCGGTGCTGGTGCTGCATGGCACCGGCGGCTCCGGCACCGGCATGCTGGGGCCGACATTCGGCGGCGAGATGTTCGGCCCGGGACAGCCGCTCGACGCCGCCAAATATTACATCATCCTCCCTGACGGCATCGGGCACGGCAAATCGTCGAAGCCTTCCGACGGCATGAAGACAAGCTTCCCGAAATACGATTACGACGACATGGTCGAGGCGCAGTATCGACTGGTGACGGAAGGCCTCGGCGTCAAGCATCTGCGGCTCGTGATCGGCAATTCGATGGGCGGCATGCACACCTGGCTGTGGGGCGAGAAATATCCGAATGCGATGGACGCGCTGATTCCAATGGCCTCGCAGCCGACCGAGATGGCGTCGCGCAATTGGATGATGCGGCGGATCATGCTCGACACCATCCGCAACGATCCCGACTACAATGGTGGCAATTACACCAGCCAGCCGCGCATGATGAAATACGCCGCCACCGCCTACGGCGTCGCCAGCATCGGCGGAACACTGGCCTATCAGGCGCAAGCTCCGACCGCAGCCAAGGCCGACAAGATGATCGACGAGCGGCTGGCAACGCCGATCACGACCGATGCCAACGACTTCGTCTATCAGTGGGAATCCTCGCACGACTACAATGCCGGCGAGAAGCTGGAGGCCATCGAAGCATCGCTGCTCCTGATCAATTCCGCCGACGACGAGCGCAACCCGCCCGAGACCGGCATCACGGACGCGGCCATGAAGCGGGTCAAGAACGGCCGCCTCTATCTGATCCCGGCGAGTGCCGCGACGCGCGGCCACGGCACCACCGGCAATGCGAAATTCTACAGCGAGCAGGTCCGGCAATTGCTGGAGAGCACGCCGCAGCGAGCCGTCGAGGCGGCGCGTCGCTGA
- a CDS encoding D-2-hydroxyacid dehydrogenase family protein: MSRLRCAILDDYFNLALDVADWQKLSDRLDVTVFSHPFASEQAAASALADFDIICAMRERTAFPKSLFESLPKLKLLLTSGMRNAAIDMEAAKARGVTVAGTQYSRDPTAPLTMGLILELTRGIGRENSRMHAGEPWQTFAGVEIEGMTLGVVGLGKLGSRMAGIAKAFGMNVIAWSPNLTPEKCAAAGVGYATKEELFAKADIVTIHVVLSERSRGLVGAADLARMKPTAFLVNTARGPIVDEQALLEALQQRRIAGAGLDVFAVEPLPVDHPFRKLDNLVLTPHLGYATEDGLRIHYGQMVEAIDAFTGGRELPRKLA, encoded by the coding sequence ATGAGCCGGCTGCGCTGTGCAATTCTCGACGACTATTTCAACCTCGCGCTCGACGTCGCCGACTGGCAGAAACTGTCCGACCGCCTCGACGTCACCGTGTTCAGCCATCCCTTCGCCTCCGAACAGGCCGCGGCCAGCGCGCTGGCCGATTTCGACATCATCTGCGCGATGCGCGAGCGGACGGCGTTCCCGAAGAGCTTGTTCGAGAGCCTGCCGAAGCTGAAGCTGCTGCTCACGTCGGGCATGCGCAACGCCGCGATCGACATGGAAGCCGCGAAGGCGCGCGGCGTCACCGTCGCAGGCACGCAATATTCGCGCGATCCCACGGCGCCCCTGACCATGGGCTTGATCCTGGAGCTGACCCGGGGCATCGGCCGCGAGAACTCGCGCATGCATGCCGGCGAGCCCTGGCAGACCTTCGCCGGCGTCGAGATCGAGGGCATGACGCTCGGCGTCGTCGGGCTCGGCAAGCTCGGCAGCAGGATGGCCGGGATCGCCAAGGCGTTCGGCATGAATGTGATCGCCTGGAGCCCGAACCTGACGCCGGAGAAATGCGCGGCTGCGGGCGTCGGCTACGCCACCAAGGAGGAGCTGTTCGCCAAGGCCGACATCGTCACCATCCACGTGGTGCTGAGCGAGCGCTCGCGCGGGCTGGTCGGCGCGGCCGATCTGGCGCGGATGAAGCCGACGGCGTTCCTCGTCAACACCGCGCGCGGGCCGATCGTGGACGAGCAGGCGCTGCTGGAAGCGTTGCAGCAGCGCAGGATCGCAGGCGCCGGCTTGGATGTGTTCGCAGTCGAGCCGCTGCCGGTCGACCATCCTTTCCGCAAGCTCGACAACCTCGTGCTCACGCCGCATCTCGGCTACGCCACCGAGGACGGCCTGCGCATCCATTACGGCCAGATGGTCGAGGCGATCGACGCCTTCACCGGAGGCCGCGAGCTGCCGCGCAAGCTGGCCTGA
- a CDS encoding collagen-like protein, which produces MADEQKRQGPQGPRGRQGEPGRPGPQGHPGRRGPDGARGKPGPQGKPGPIGKAGPQGKPGPQGKQGEAGPRGTAGAQGSAGAQGPAGAQGPAGPQGPAGPQGPRGEAGPAGQLPTIEQVLPWLDQLFDAWDERRRQRERDAAEREALEAAERAALEAAVRETDEEMVDDESDDAEGDEHRKKKKKKKHGHKD; this is translated from the coding sequence GTGGCAGACGAACAGAAACGGCAGGGACCTCAAGGTCCGCGCGGGCGGCAGGGCGAACCGGGACGGCCGGGACCGCAGGGTCATCCGGGCCGGCGCGGGCCCGACGGCGCGCGCGGCAAGCCGGGGCCCCAGGGCAAACCGGGGCCGATCGGAAAGGCGGGACCTCAGGGCAAGCCCGGTCCGCAAGGCAAGCAGGGCGAAGCCGGCCCGCGCGGGACCGCCGGCGCGCAGGGATCTGCCGGAGCGCAGGGACCTGCCGGAGCGCAGGGACCTGCCGGACCGCAGGGGCCGGCGGGACCGCAAGGCCCGCGCGGCGAGGCTGGGCCGGCCGGTCAATTGCCCACGATCGAACAGGTGCTGCCATGGCTCGATCAGCTGTTCGACGCCTGGGACGAGCGCCGCCGCCAGCGCGAGCGCGACGCCGCCGAACGCGAGGCACTGGAGGCCGCCGAGCGCGCCGCGCTGGAAGCTGCGGTGCGGGAGACCGACGAGGAAATGGTCGACGACGAGAGTGATGACGCCGAAGGCGACGAGCACAGGAAGAAGAAGAAAAAGAAGAAGCACGGCCACAAGGATTAG
- the bfr gene encoding bacterioferritin, with amino-acid sequence MQGDAKVIDYLNKSLRHELTAINQYWLHYRFLDNWGLLDMAKVWRKESIEEMEHADKLTARILFLDGFPNMQVLDPLRIGQNVKEIIECDLAAEMSARALYQEAATYCHGVKDYVTRDLFEKLMSDEEHHIDFLETQLDLIGRIGLELYTQKHVGGLEGEGH; translated from the coding sequence ATGCAGGGCGACGCAAAAGTCATCGACTATCTCAACAAGTCACTGCGTCACGAGCTGACTGCGATCAACCAGTACTGGCTGCACTACCGCTTCCTCGACAATTGGGGCCTCCTCGACATGGCCAAGGTCTGGCGCAAGGAGTCCATCGAGGAGATGGAGCACGCCGACAAGCTCACCGCGCGCATCCTGTTCCTCGACGGCTTCCCGAACATGCAGGTGCTCGATCCCCTGCGCATCGGCCAGAACGTCAAGGAGATCATCGAGTGCGACCTCGCTGCCGAGATGAGCGCGCGTGCACTGTACCAGGAAGCGGCGACCTACTGCCACGGCGTCAAGGACTATGTCACGCGTGACCTGTTCGAGAAGCTGATGAGCGACGAGGAGCACCACATCGACTTCCTCGAGACCCAGCTCGATTTGATCGGCCGCATCGGCCTCGAGCTCTACACCCAGAAGCATGTCGGCGGGCTCGAGGGCGAGGGGCACTAA
- a CDS encoding L,D-transpeptidase family protein, with the protein MIKHFLTICAAATVAAAGTSLAQAQSYPIQQAPSYGAPAEYRPGDRAPNFDALDDDDDAMPHTSLPPPGPADDPRYGRPVGAPPVYSAAPPQGPVMSPDDPRYGRPAGAPPVYSAAPPQGPVMSPDDPRYGRPAGPPAVIYADRPPGNDGMRPPEAVGGPAATGTVQAGQPPVGADGRPMTVASLPPEEQPDAAPAQLPPNLRRQEVSFQTKEPAGTLVVDTPNTYLYYVLGGGRAIRYGVRVGRDGFTWTGVQKITRKAEWPDWHPPTEMIERQPYLPRFMAGGPGNPLGARAMYLGSTVYRIHGTNQPSTIGKFVSSGCIGMLNDDVSDLFDRVKVGTRVVVLPGGPPPGTATASAAPMPGAAAGPAPMAAQAGPVPGTQPTVVPPLPAPVTVR; encoded by the coding sequence ATGATCAAACATTTTCTGACGATATGCGCTGCCGCAACAGTCGCTGCGGCGGGAACCTCGCTCGCGCAGGCTCAGAGCTATCCGATCCAGCAGGCGCCCAGCTACGGCGCCCCGGCCGAATATCGGCCCGGCGATCGTGCGCCGAATTTCGACGCGCTGGACGATGACGACGATGCGATGCCGCACACGTCGCTGCCGCCGCCCGGCCCGGCCGACGATCCGCGTTACGGCCGCCCGGTCGGCGCCCCCCCGGTCTACTCGGCCGCGCCGCCGCAGGGGCCGGTGATGTCGCCGGATGATCCGCGTTATGGCCGTCCGGCTGGCGCTCCGCCGGTCTATTCGGCCGCGCCGCCGCAAGGGCCGGTGATGTCGCCCGACGATCCCCGCTACGGCCGCCCCGCCGGTCCGCCCGCTGTGATCTATGCCGATCGCCCCCCCGGCAATGACGGCATGCGTCCGCCGGAAGCCGTCGGCGGTCCCGCCGCGACCGGAACGGTGCAGGCTGGACAGCCGCCCGTCGGTGCCGATGGCCGGCCGATGACGGTCGCTTCGCTGCCGCCCGAGGAGCAGCCCGACGCTGCGCCCGCCCAGCTGCCGCCGAACCTGCGCCGCCAGGAGGTCTCGTTCCAGACCAAGGAGCCCGCCGGCACCCTCGTTGTCGATACGCCCAACACCTATCTCTATTATGTGCTCGGCGGTGGCCGTGCGATCCGCTACGGCGTCCGCGTCGGCCGCGACGGCTTCACCTGGACCGGCGTGCAGAAGATCACCCGCAAGGCCGAGTGGCCGGATTGGCATCCGCCGACCGAGATGATCGAGCGCCAGCCCTATCTGCCGCGCTTCATGGCCGGCGGCCCCGGCAATCCGCTCGGCGCCCGCGCGATGTATCTCGGCTCGACCGTCTACCGCATCCACGGCACCAACCAGCCCTCGACCATCGGCAAGTTCGTCTCGTCCGGCTGCATCGGCATGCTGAACGATGACGTCTCGGACCTGTTCGATCGCGTCAAGGTCGGCACCCGCGTGGTGGTGCTGCCCGGTGGCCCGCCGCCGGGAACGGCGACCGCCTCCGCTGCACCGATGCCGGGCGCTGCCGCAGGTCCCGCTCCGATGGCCGCTCAGGCTGGCCCCGTCCCGGGCACGCAGCCGACCGTGGTGCCGCCGCTGCCCGCGCCGGTCACCGTGCGCTGA